A single window of Bradyrhizobium daqingense DNA harbors:
- the glk gene encoding glucokinase, with protein MTIGKTEQMLLADIGGTNARFALSQVDSSGCDPAGPIDYVKVADFPTVREAIVDVLARRAGGQTPRRAVLAVAGPVTNNRCVMTNSPWVIDGNELQPTLGFDSVHVLNDFEVVAWSLPALQPADLIPLGGQDGLPGEPLLVVGPGTGFGVSCLVERHGARLAVVTEAGHATLPAENEREERLIACLRKRLGHVSIERGALSGSGLQSLYEALAEVDGTQVPHRDPAAITKAALEGSCPISRATLDMFCAILGSVAGNLAVTFGARGGVYIAGGIAPRFPEFLAASAFRARFEAKGRFQDYLRNIPTRLVIKPDASFVGLKMFAEHNAN; from the coding sequence AGATGCTTCTCGCCGATATCGGCGGCACCAACGCGCGCTTCGCGCTGAGCCAGGTCGACTCCAGCGGCTGCGATCCGGCCGGACCAATCGACTATGTGAAGGTCGCCGACTTCCCAACCGTCCGGGAAGCCATCGTCGATGTCCTCGCACGCCGGGCCGGTGGTCAAACGCCCCGACGAGCCGTGCTGGCGGTTGCGGGGCCCGTGACCAACAATCGCTGCGTCATGACCAACAGTCCCTGGGTCATCGACGGCAACGAGCTGCAACCCACTCTCGGTTTCGACAGCGTCCACGTGCTCAACGATTTCGAGGTGGTGGCCTGGTCCCTGCCCGCCTTGCAGCCTGCCGACCTGATCCCGCTCGGTGGACAGGATGGCCTGCCTGGAGAACCCCTCCTCGTGGTCGGCCCGGGCACCGGTTTTGGCGTATCCTGTCTGGTCGAGCGCCATGGCGCGCGGCTGGCGGTGGTGACGGAGGCCGGTCACGCGACCCTGCCGGCGGAGAACGAGCGCGAAGAACGCTTGATCGCCTGTCTGCGCAAGCGCCTCGGCCATGTCTCGATCGAACGCGGCGCGCTCTCGGGTTCCGGCCTGCAAAGTCTCTACGAGGCTCTGGCCGAGGTCGACGGCACCCAGGTGCCGCATCGCGATCCCGCCGCCATCACCAAAGCCGCGCTGGAGGGCAGCTGCCCGATCAGCCGCGCGACGCTCGACATGTTCTGCGCCATCCTCGGCTCGGTCGCCGGCAATCTCGCGGTGACCTTTGGCGCCCGCGGCGGTGTCTATATTGCCGGTGGAATCGCGCCGCGTTTTCCGGAATTCCTCGCGGCCTCCGCCTTCCGCGCACGCTTCGAGGCCAAGGGGCGCTTCCAGGATTACTTGCGCAACATTCCGACCCGGCTGGTCATCAAGCCGGATGCGAGCTTCGTCGGGCTCAAGATGTTCGCCGAGCACAATGCGAATTGA
- a CDS encoding response regulator, with product MADGLSVFLVEDEALIRMMIADMVEELGHHVVAEADNVRDASAFAMTAQYDLAILDINLMGVYVDPVADLIERRGKPFLFATGYGPELLPSLLRRRPILRKPIAMDQLKAMIDSMFPEAPAKTPH from the coding sequence ATGGCGGACGGACTCTCCGTTTTCCTGGTCGAAGACGAGGCGTTGATCCGGATGATGATCGCCGACATGGTGGAGGAACTCGGCCACCACGTTGTCGCGGAAGCGGACAACGTGCGCGACGCCAGCGCCTTCGCCATGACCGCGCAATACGATCTGGCCATCCTCGACATCAACCTGATGGGCGTCTATGTCGATCCCGTCGCCGACCTGATCGAGCGCCGCGGCAAGCCGTTCCTGTTCGCCACGGGTTACGGCCCGGAGCTGCTGCCGTCCTTGCTCCGGCGCAGGCCCATCCTGCGCAAGCCGATCGCCATGGATCAGCTCAAGGCAATGATCGATTCGATGTTTCCGGAAGCACCGGCGAAGACGCCGCACTGA
- a CDS encoding Spy/CpxP family protein refolding chaperone yields MIKPALRARLHLRRWFALGSVLALLLGTAAVANAQGLVKGVQEGAAAGNKAAGPVGGVLGGAIGGVVGVFTGVLGVGNSPNQAPPPKEPNREASKDAKDSKQPAGKDKDAKSAKASKGAKATKEAKNAPPGGKDNKDSKDNKDNQGVTVLTQPGAPQQTAEQIVANSDAYIERIKTELNLTPDQEKHWYGFSSAMHYLGHNGAERLNLRVARAKRDPPDDIIEQMRNESQFLIDRAADQRNVADAAEPLFSSLDDKQKQVFIQEMVRLSHERGLD; encoded by the coding sequence ATGATCAAACCGGCGCTGCGAGCGCGGCTTCACCTGCGACGATGGTTTGCGCTGGGATCGGTACTCGCGCTGCTGCTCGGCACGGCCGCGGTGGCGAATGCCCAAGGTCTGGTCAAAGGCGTTCAGGAGGGGGCGGCGGCAGGAAACAAGGCGGCAGGTCCGGTCGGCGGCGTGCTCGGCGGCGCCATCGGCGGCGTGGTGGGCGTCTTCACCGGCGTGCTCGGCGTCGGCAACAGTCCCAATCAGGCGCCACCGCCCAAGGAGCCCAACAGGGAGGCCAGCAAGGACGCGAAGGACTCAAAGCAGCCGGCCGGCAAGGACAAGGATGCCAAGAGCGCCAAGGCAAGCAAGGGCGCCAAGGCGACCAAGGAGGCCAAGAACGCCCCGCCGGGCGGCAAGGACAATAAAGACAGCAAGGATAATAAAGACAATCAGGGTGTCACGGTCCTGACCCAGCCCGGCGCACCGCAGCAGACCGCGGAGCAGATCGTCGCCAACAGCGATGCCTATATCGAGAGGATCAAGACCGAGCTGAACCTCACGCCCGATCAGGAGAAGCACTGGTACGGCTTCTCGAGCGCCATGCACTACCTGGGGCACAATGGTGCGGAGCGGCTCAACCTGCGGGTTGCCCGCGCCAAGCGCGATCCGCCCGACGACATCATCGAGCAGATGCGCAATGAGTCCCAGTTCCTGATTGACCGGGCTGCGGACCAGCGCAACGTCGCCGACGCGGCCGAGCCGCTCTTTTCGAGCCTCGACGACAAGCAGAAGCAGGTCTTCATCCAGGAGATGGTGCGCCTGAGCCACGAGCGCGGATTGGATTAA